From Armatimonadota bacterium, one genomic window encodes:
- a CDS encoding tyrosine--tRNA ligase, giving the protein MTIEEQLVVLRRGTTEIISEEDLAEKLKLGRPLRIKLGVDPTARDVTLGWAVVLRKLRDFQRLGHTACLIIGDFTAMIGDPSGKTKVRRGLEREAIEANVEAIKTQLFKILDPDKTEILYNRDWLGKMDFEAVIKLCSRYTVARILERDDFTNRLKEQKPISMHEILYPLCQGLDSVEIEADVELGGTDQKFNNLVGRDLQGQYDQQPQVVVLCPLLIGTDGKDKMSQSLTNYVSIMAPPNEMFGKTMSIPDDLIESWFELCTDVPMDEVRGLLGEGKNPRDAKMRLAKEIVALYHDVKAADEAEKYFVETFSKRKQPVEAEEAAIPPQAINDDGQVGLAAMIARLGMAKSNGEARRLMKAGAVSIEGEKVTDGFASFPPDDLKGKVLKVGKHQFRKIV; this is encoded by the coding sequence ATGACCATCGAAGAGCAGCTTGTGGTACTCCGTCGTGGCACGACCGAGATCATCAGCGAGGAAGACCTCGCTGAGAAGCTCAAGCTCGGCAGGCCCCTTCGCATCAAGCTTGGTGTCGATCCCACTGCGCGCGACGTGACGCTCGGATGGGCGGTCGTGCTGCGCAAGCTCCGCGACTTCCAGCGGCTCGGGCACACGGCGTGCCTCATCATCGGCGACTTCACCGCGATGATCGGCGACCCGAGCGGCAAGACCAAGGTGCGAAGGGGACTCGAACGCGAAGCGATCGAGGCCAACGTCGAAGCGATCAAGACGCAGCTGTTCAAAATCCTCGACCCCGACAAGACGGAGATCCTCTACAACCGCGACTGGCTGGGAAAGATGGACTTCGAAGCGGTGATCAAGCTGTGCTCGCGCTACACGGTCGCCCGGATCCTCGAGCGCGACGACTTCACCAACCGGCTCAAAGAGCAGAAGCCGATTTCCATGCACGAAATCCTCTACCCGCTCTGTCAAGGACTCGACTCGGTCGAGATCGAGGCGGACGTCGAGCTGGGCGGCACCGACCAGAAGTTCAACAACCTCGTTGGTCGCGACTTGCAAGGTCAGTACGACCAACAGCCGCAGGTCGTCGTGCTCTGCCCGCTGCTCATCGGCACCGACGGCAAGGACAAGATGTCGCAGTCGCTGACGAACTACGTTTCGATCATGGCCCCTCCGAACGAGATGTTCGGCAAGACCATGTCGATCCCCGACGACCTGATCGAGAGCTGGTTCGAGCTATGCACAGACGTGCCCATGGACGAAGTGCGCGGTCTTCTAGGCGAGGGGAAGAACCCGCGCGACGCGAAGATGCGCCTAGCGAAGGAGATCGTCGCGCTCTACCACGACGTGAAAGCGGCGGATGAGGCGGAAAAGTACTTCGTAGAGACGTTCAGCAAGCGCAAACAGCCGGTCGAAGCCGAAGAGGCTGCGATCCCCCCGCAAGCGATCAACGACGATGGCCAGGTCGGTCTCGCCGCGATGATCGCCAGGCTCGGAATGGCGAAGAGCAACGGCGAAGCGCGGCGGCTGATGAAGGCTGGCGCGGTCTCTATCGAGGGAGAGAAAGTCACCGACGGCTTCGCCTCCTTTCCCCCGGACGACTTAAAAGGGAAAGTCCTCAAAGTCGGCAAGCACCAGTTCAGAAAGATCGTTTAG
- a CDS encoding AIM24 family protein: MDYRIVGELAQVAHLEFIAGESTWASKGSILQMDVDLQWHLKVPGDITAVGSRMLSGEGITMTYIESSRTGQKVSLTANQPGKIMPWDLTNDGAVVTTRGSFVAAWGEAVKIDVTMARRAGAAFFGGAGLFLQRISGTGTALIHGAGDFVERNLEPGEEMLVSTGNLAAFADSVDYNIRGVAGCRKIVFGGEGLFMVHLTGPGRVLLQSMKRVTPGQQSSR, encoded by the coding sequence ATGGACTACCGCATCGTAGGCGAACTGGCGCAGGTCGCGCATCTTGAGTTCATAGCAGGAGAGTCGACTTGGGCGAGCAAGGGATCGATCCTGCAGATGGACGTAGACCTCCAGTGGCACCTCAAGGTCCCCGGCGACATCACGGCCGTCGGCAGCCGGATGCTGAGCGGCGAAGGCATCACGATGACCTACATCGAAAGCTCGCGCACCGGCCAGAAGGTCAGCCTGACCGCGAACCAGCCCGGAAAGATCATGCCATGGGACCTCACTAACGACGGGGCTGTGGTCACGACGCGGGGCTCGTTCGTCGCGGCGTGGGGCGAGGCCGTCAAGATCGACGTCACGATGGCCCGTCGTGCGGGCGCGGCGTTCTTCGGCGGCGCGGGGCTCTTCCTGCAACGGATCAGCGGCACCGGAACTGCCTTGATACACGGCGCGGGCGACTTCGTCGAACGCAATCTCGAGCCGGGCGAGGAGATGCTGGTCAGCACCGGCAACCTCGCGGCCTTCGCGGATAGCGTGGACTACAACATCCGAGGAGTCGCGGGCTGCCGCAAGATCGTCTTCGGCGGGGAAGGCCTGTTCATGGTCCACTTGACCGGCCCAGGCCGCGTCCTGCTGCAGTCGATGAAGCGAGTTACCCCGGGCCAACAGTCGTCGCGCTAG
- a CDS encoding FAD-binding oxidoreductase, giving the protein MNRREFLYLLGGTAVGAGGLAGGLWLKNRPSAGPGALSLDVNDIHSKLNAARVRAIERPETLEEVLGIVRRAVREKETLCVSGSRHAMGGQQFADGATLLDTRGLKSVMDLDTKAGLIQVEAGIEWPELVEELASRQKGTPDYWTIRSKQTGADKLTLGGAISANAHGRALSHPPIVADMAELLIVNADGETVIASRDDNGELFSLATGGYGLFGLVHSVVYRLERRQKIQRIVEILDADQVMSTFEERIADGYTSGDWQYAIDESTDDYLHKGVFSCYKPVPIDTEIEDDQVGVSDRAWKELVYLAHTDKARGFQLYSDFYMESSGQVYWSDTSQIGGYDVDYHVDTDRRMKAIDPATEMITEIYVPRDRLVDFLDATAVEFRKVKANVIYGTVRLIEKDDVSFLAWAKQPYACIIFNLHVVHTEEKIAEAADAFRLLIDLAIERGGSYYLTYHRWARKDQILACYPQFPEFLQKKASYDPERLFQSDWYRHYVEMFDA; this is encoded by the coding sequence ATGAACAGGCGAGAGTTCCTCTATCTTCTGGGGGGTACGGCAGTTGGCGCGGGTGGACTTGCCGGCGGCCTCTGGCTCAAGAACCGCCCGTCGGCGGGACCAGGCGCATTGTCGCTCGACGTCAACGACATCCACTCCAAGCTGAACGCTGCGAGAGTCAGGGCGATCGAACGTCCGGAAACGCTCGAGGAGGTGCTGGGCATCGTTCGCAGGGCCGTGCGAGAGAAGGAGACGCTCTGCGTCTCGGGTTCGCGCCACGCGATGGGCGGCCAGCAGTTCGCCGACGGCGCGACCCTTCTGGACACAAGAGGACTGAAGTCGGTGATGGATCTGGACACGAAGGCCGGCCTGATACAAGTGGAAGCAGGGATCGAGTGGCCTGAGCTTGTGGAGGAGCTAGCCTCCCGGCAGAAAGGGACGCCGGACTACTGGACCATTCGCAGCAAGCAGACCGGCGCGGACAAGCTCACTCTCGGCGGCGCGATCTCAGCGAACGCGCACGGGCGAGCTCTGAGCCACCCTCCGATAGTCGCCGACATGGCCGAACTTCTCATCGTCAACGCGGACGGAGAGACTGTCATCGCCAGCCGCGACGACAACGGGGAGCTGTTCAGCCTGGCAACGGGCGGGTACGGACTGTTCGGCCTTGTGCACTCGGTCGTGTATCGTCTTGAGAGGCGGCAAAAAATACAGAGGATCGTCGAAATCCTCGACGCCGACCAAGTCATGTCGACCTTCGAGGAAAGGATAGCAGATGGGTACACGTCAGGCGACTGGCAGTACGCCATCGATGAGAGCACAGACGACTATCTGCACAAAGGGGTCTTCTCGTGCTACAAGCCTGTTCCGATCGATACGGAGATCGAGGACGACCAGGTCGGCGTCTCGGATCGCGCGTGGAAGGAGCTCGTCTACCTGGCGCATACGGACAAGGCCAGGGGCTTCCAACTGTACTCCGACTTCTATATGGAGTCGTCTGGCCAGGTGTACTGGTCAGACACGTCGCAGATCGGCGGGTACGACGTCGATTACCACGTCGATACGGACCGCAGGATGAAAGCGATCGACCCGGCAACAGAAATGATCACCGAGATCTACGTGCCGCGCGACCGTCTCGTGGATTTCTTGGACGCGACCGCCGTGGAGTTTAGAAAAGTCAAAGCGAACGTTATCTACGGCACGGTTCGGCTGATCGAGAAGGACGATGTGTCGTTTCTAGCGTGGGCGAAGCAGCCCTACGCGTGCATCATTTTCAATCTTCATGTCGTGCACACAGAGGAGAAGATCGCTGAAGCAGCGGACGCGTTCCGACTCCTCATCGACCTGGCGATCGAACGGGGCGGAAGCTACTATCTCACTTACCATCGCTGGGCGAGGAAGGATCAGATTCTAGCGTGTTATCCTCAGTTCCCGGAGTTCCTCCAAAAGAAGGCGTCCTACGACCCTGAACGGCTGTTCCAGAGCGACTGGTACCGGCATTACGTCGAAATGTTCGATGCCTAG
- the lepA gene encoding elongation factor 4 gives MDQAHIRNFCIIAHIDHGKSTLADRILERTGVVRGKAKEQMLDTMDLERERGITIKMTAVRLEYKARNGETYQLNLIDTPGHVDFTYEVSRALYACEGAVLVVDATQGVEAQTIANAGLAMNQNLEIIPVINKTDLPHADVEQAKEEIENALMIDASDAIPCSAKTGEGVEDILEAIVERVPPPSGDPDAPLRALIFDSHFDSYQGAVAYVRVVDGAVRTGDTIQMMSSGKNFDVDDVGVFQPKLKRGESLHAGEVGFITGAIKNIGDAAVGDTITLAADPAAEPLMGYREAKPMVFCGLYPTDSDSYADLRDAIEKLKMNDASLHFEPETSAALGFGFRCGFLGLLHMEIARERLEREFDLDLILTAPSVDYVVQRKKGEDLHVSNPSEMPEPTMIAGIKEPMVDATIMVPTEYIGTIMKLCQDRRGVFVKTEYPSPNRAMLHYTLPLSEILLDFFDKLKSTTKGYASFDYELKGYEPADLVKVDIKLNGDPVDALSFIVSREFSYNRGKAMVAQLRKVVPRQQYEVRIQAAIGQKVIAADTIKPFRKNVIAKCYGGDVTRKRKLLEKQKKGKKRMKSIGKIEVPQEAFMSVLKVAE, from the coding sequence ATGGACCAGGCACACATCCGCAACTTCTGCATCATTGCCCACATCGACCACGGCAAGTCGACGCTCGCAGACCGAATCCTCGAGCGGACCGGCGTCGTGCGCGGCAAGGCGAAGGAGCAGATGCTCGACACGATGGACCTGGAGCGCGAGCGCGGGATCACGATCAAGATGACCGCCGTGCGGCTGGAGTACAAGGCGAGGAACGGCGAGACGTACCAGCTCAACCTGATCGACACCCCGGGGCACGTGGACTTCACGTATGAGGTCAGCCGCGCCCTCTATGCCTGCGAAGGCGCGGTGCTGGTCGTGGACGCGACGCAAGGGGTCGAAGCGCAGACGATCGCGAACGCCGGACTGGCGATGAATCAAAACCTCGAGATCATCCCGGTCATCAACAAGACCGATCTGCCGCACGCGGACGTCGAGCAGGCGAAGGAGGAGATCGAGAACGCGCTGATGATCGACGCGAGCGACGCGATTCCGTGCAGCGCGAAGACTGGCGAGGGCGTCGAGGACATTCTGGAAGCGATCGTCGAGCGGGTTCCGCCGCCGTCTGGCGATCCCGACGCGCCGCTGCGCGCCCTCATTTTTGATTCGCACTTCGACAGCTATCAGGGCGCGGTCGCGTATGTGCGCGTTGTTGACGGCGCGGTGAGGACTGGCGACACGATCCAGATGATGTCGTCCGGCAAGAATTTCGACGTGGACGACGTCGGAGTGTTCCAGCCGAAGCTGAAGCGCGGCGAATCGCTGCACGCCGGCGAGGTCGGCTTCATCACAGGCGCGATCAAGAACATCGGCGACGCGGCGGTCGGCGACACGATCACGCTCGCCGCAGACCCTGCAGCAGAGCCTTTGATGGGGTACCGCGAGGCGAAGCCGATGGTTTTCTGCGGGCTGTACCCGACGGACAGCGACTCCTACGCCGACTTGCGCGATGCTATCGAAAAGTTGAAGATGAACGACGCGAGCTTGCACTTCGAACCTGAGACTTCAGCGGCTCTGGGGTTCGGTTTCCGGTGCGGGTTCCTCGGCCTTCTGCACATGGAGATCGCGCGCGAAAGGCTTGAGCGAGAGTTCGATCTCGACCTGATCCTGACCGCGCCGAGCGTCGACTACGTCGTGCAGCGCAAGAAGGGCGAGGATCTGCACGTCAGCAACCCGAGCGAGATGCCGGAGCCGACGATGATCGCCGGGATCAAGGAGCCGATGGTCGACGCCACGATCATGGTCCCGACCGAGTACATCGGCACCATCATGAAGCTGTGCCAAGATCGGCGCGGGGTTTTCGTAAAAACTGAGTACCCCTCGCCAAACCGCGCGATGCTGCACTATACGCTGCCGCTCAGCGAGATTCTTCTCGACTTCTTCGACAAACTAAAGTCCACGACGAAGGGGTATGCGTCGTTCGACTACGAGTTAAAGGGGTACGAGCCGGCCGATCTGGTCAAGGTTGACATCAAGCTGAACGGCGACCCTGTGGACGCGCTGTCGTTCATCGTGAGCCGCGAGTTCTCCTATAATCGCGGCAAAGCGATGGTCGCGCAGCTCCGAAAAGTCGTCCCGCGCCAGCAGTACGAAGTTCGTATCCAGGCCGCGATCGGGCAGAAGGTGATCGCAGCGGACACGATCAAACCGTTCCGCAAGAACGTCATCGCCAAGTGCTACGGCGGCGACGTCACCCGCAAGCGCAAGCTGCTCGAAAAGCAGAAGAAGGGCAAGAAGCGGATGAAGAGCATCGGCAAGATCGAGGTCCCGCAAGAAGCGTTCATGAGCGTGCTCAAGGTCGCGGAGTAG
- a CDS encoding M20/M25/M40 family metallo-hydrolase: protein MSDRQRVIESLPAILEEFAGILRIPSVASSPDGLRKCAKQIAAMLSKRDLDVRLVDQDGAAPLVVGKLDFGAEKTVAIYSHYDGQPVNQPNWVNDPWTPTLHAGIAEDGAPRVESISDVDEADYRLYARCTSDDKAPTQALCSALDLLGDDRPACNLLVITEGEEESGSTNFQDLLAKVPETENVDAWLICDGPVHPSRKQQVIFGARGVVSLQMTVYGPSRTLHSGHFGNWIPNPAMRLVHLLSSMRDDRGFVTIDAYSDRVLKLTAEEIQAIDAMPANDATLLEELGVNGPEDGESGLSLSTMRPAINLHGIQAGHVRNEATNAIMQTAHSSMDIRLVPDQTVAQVREDIERHVEKQRYHIVKQDPEKEALRNHEKVVKMEWGHGYEAARTPLSSPFAQSLIKAAKHHKKDLVVNPMLGGSVPISKIVATADKPAAILPIANHDNNQHGANENIRIQNLIDGILLYKTVLKNLTL, encoded by the coding sequence ATGTCCGATCGACAGCGCGTCATTGAGAGTCTGCCAGCGATCTTAGAAGAGTTCGCGGGCATTCTGCGAATTCCTTCTGTAGCTTCTTCGCCGGACGGACTAAGGAAGTGCGCGAAGCAGATTGCGGCGATGCTATCAAAGCGAGATCTCGATGTGAGGTTGGTCGATCAGGACGGTGCCGCACCGCTTGTTGTCGGCAAACTGGATTTCGGAGCAGAAAAAACCGTCGCGATCTACAGCCATTACGATGGTCAACCGGTCAATCAACCGAACTGGGTGAACGACCCATGGACGCCGACACTGCACGCAGGGATCGCCGAAGACGGCGCACCACGAGTCGAATCCATCAGCGACGTCGACGAAGCCGACTACCGCCTTTACGCACGTTGCACAAGCGACGACAAAGCGCCAACACAGGCCCTTTGCTCTGCCCTCGATTTGCTCGGCGATGACCGACCGGCGTGCAATCTGCTCGTGATTACCGAGGGCGAGGAGGAGAGCGGTTCGACAAACTTCCAAGACCTGCTCGCAAAAGTGCCCGAGACCGAAAACGTTGACGCATGGTTGATCTGCGATGGCCCGGTGCACCCATCGAGAAAACAACAGGTCATCTTCGGAGCGCGCGGGGTCGTCTCTCTTCAGATGACGGTTTACGGCCCGTCGAGAACGCTCCACAGCGGTCACTTTGGCAACTGGATTCCAAACCCCGCGATGAGGCTCGTCCACCTCCTCTCATCGATGCGCGACGACCGAGGTTTTGTGACGATCGACGCTTACAGCGACCGCGTGTTGAAGTTGACCGCAGAAGAAATACAGGCCATCGACGCCATGCCCGCCAACGACGCAACACTCCTCGAGGAGTTGGGAGTCAACGGCCCAGAAGACGGTGAATCGGGACTGAGCCTATCAACAATGCGCCCAGCGATCAACCTGCACGGCATTCAAGCGGGGCACGTACGAAACGAGGCGACCAATGCGATCATGCAGACCGCGCACTCGTCGATGGACATCCGTCTCGTGCCGGATCAAACCGTCGCCCAAGTGCGGGAGGACATCGAAAGGCATGTCGAGAAACAACGGTATCACATCGTCAAACAGGATCCGGAGAAGGAGGCGCTGAGAAATCACGAGAAGGTCGTCAAGATGGAGTGGGGACACGGCTACGAGGCTGCCCGGACGCCTCTTTCCTCACCATTCGCTCAGAGTCTCATCAAGGCCGCAAAGCACCATAAAAAAGACCTCGTCGTCAACCCAATGCTCGGTGGCTCTGTTCCCATCAGCAAGATCGTCGCCACGGCCGACAAGCCCGCCGCAATCCTCCCGATCGCCAACCACGACAACAACCAGCACGGAGCGAACGAGAACATCCGCATACAGAATCTCATCGATGGGATACTGCTCTATAAGACAGTACTCAAGAATCTGACTCTCTGA
- a CDS encoding serine hydrolase: MSLIRRSIAVVALVSLSAAVLAGQQQTAPISLTEKIDSICEKWDVTDAPGGVVGIVKDGKMIFAKAYGLANVENGVPNTVNTLFDVGSVSKQFTAMCVLILEDRGELSIDDPVSKHFSGIPAAKNGMTIKQLMQHTSGIRDYFGLMAISGQQVFDNDDVMDVLRRQIDTNFPPGQAFSYSNTGYFLLAELVEQISGESLREFAKENVFEPLGMNATVFQDDFRQLIMHKAYGYVESPEDGLLAGVVPLAVAGAGGLITTLHDMMLWTENWKHNKLGPQSVIERMQTKAKLASGDESSYGLALFIDDLDGVDRVQHGGDFIGFHAQVSTFPEHDLAVYTFGNDGTQLAKSINDKIARYLLADVIDPEEALAAKGEIELTAEEIKEYVGRYNLLDRAVMEFLIDEGKLKIQVTGQPKIEIFCSEKDHFFLKVVEATAVFNRDEEGAISSITFSQGGQTFELSPMDPFELSDEDIKTLSGRYYSVEMEVVLTVFERDGELWAKTDKFMDPTKIEMVVADRGSLSPFTLQFERKDGKVTAVFVSIMRSNNIRFNRMSADWGD; encoded by the coding sequence ATGTCGCTCATCCGTCGCTCAATCGCTGTCGTTGCTCTCGTATCACTCTCAGCCGCGGTTTTGGCCGGCCAGCAGCAGACTGCGCCGATCTCCTTGACCGAGAAGATCGACTCGATCTGCGAGAAGTGGGACGTAACCGATGCGCCGGGAGGCGTCGTCGGGATCGTCAAGGACGGCAAGATGATCTTCGCCAAAGCCTACGGTCTTGCGAACGTCGAAAACGGCGTCCCCAATACTGTGAATACGTTGTTCGACGTCGGCAGCGTGTCCAAGCAGTTCACGGCGATGTGCGTGCTGATCTTGGAGGATCGAGGAGAGCTCTCGATCGACGACCCGGTGAGCAAGCACTTTTCTGGCATACCTGCTGCGAAGAACGGAATGACGATCAAGCAACTGATGCAGCACACAAGCGGCATCCGCGACTACTTCGGCCTGATGGCGATTTCTGGACAGCAAGTCTTCGACAACGACGACGTGATGGACGTGCTCCGGCGACAGATCGACACCAATTTCCCTCCGGGTCAAGCGTTCAGTTACTCGAACACGGGTTACTTCTTGCTGGCCGAACTGGTCGAGCAAATCTCCGGTGAATCGCTGCGCGAGTTTGCAAAGGAGAACGTCTTCGAGCCGCTGGGCATGAACGCAACGGTGTTCCAAGACGACTTCCGGCAGCTGATCATGCACAAGGCGTACGGGTATGTCGAGTCGCCGGAGGACGGCCTGCTCGCCGGAGTCGTTCCGCTTGCGGTGGCCGGCGCGGGCGGCCTGATCACGACTCTGCACGACATGATGCTCTGGACGGAGAACTGGAAGCACAACAAGCTCGGGCCACAGTCGGTGATCGAGCGGATGCAGACCAAGGCCAAGTTGGCGTCGGGAGATGAATCCAGCTACGGTTTGGCACTGTTCATCGACGATTTGGATGGCGTGGATCGAGTGCAGCACGGCGGGGACTTTATCGGTTTTCACGCCCAGGTGAGCACCTTTCCAGAGCACGATCTGGCGGTCTACACGTTCGGCAACGACGGTACGCAGCTCGCCAAATCGATCAACGATAAGATCGCGCGGTATCTGCTCGCGGACGTCATCGATCCGGAGGAGGCGTTGGCAGCAAAGGGCGAAATCGAGCTTACTGCAGAGGAGATAAAGGAGTACGTAGGGCGTTACAACCTGTTGGATCGCGCGGTCATGGAGTTTCTGATCGACGAAGGCAAACTAAAAATTCAGGTCACGGGGCAGCCGAAGATCGAGATATTCTGCAGCGAGAAGGATCACTTCTTCCTCAAAGTCGTTGAAGCGACTGCAGTTTTCAACCGTGACGAAGAAGGGGCGATATCAAGCATCACTTTCAGCCAGGGCGGGCAGACGTTTGAGCTGTCTCCGATGGACCCGTTCGAGCTTTCGGATGAGGACATCAAGACGCTGTCTGGACGGTACTACAGCGTCGAGATGGAGGTGGTGCTGACGGTCTTCGAAAGGGACGGCGAGCTGTGGGCGAAGACGGACAAGTTCATGGACCCGACCAAAATTGAAATGGTCGTCGCCGACCGCGGGTCGCTTTCGCCCTTCACGCTCCAGTTCGAGCGCAAGGACGGTAAGGTAACCGCCGTTTTTGTCTCGATTATGAGGTCGAACAACATCCGGTTCAACCGGATGTCTGCGGATTGGGGCGACTAG
- a CDS encoding very short patch repair endonuclease encodes MGNERPKQYGINKLRETWVVKESVRRSMQANRSTETEPERILRSALWDAGLRGYRKNVRRLPGSPDIVFGPLKLAVFVHGCYWHRCAKCTRNIHPKTNSKYWKAKFDGNVARDKRNRATLKKMGYTVIVAWECEVRKNVDRVVRKVEKALRESDS; translated from the coding sequence ATGGGCAACGAACGGCCCAAGCAATACGGCATCAACAAGCTGCGCGAGACGTGGGTCGTCAAGGAGTCGGTGCGCAGGTCGATGCAGGCGAACCGCAGCACGGAGACCGAACCGGAGAGAATCCTGAGATCGGCTCTGTGGGATGCGGGGCTGCGCGGATACCGGAAGAACGTGCGCAGGCTCCCCGGTTCTCCCGACATCGTCTTCGGGCCTTTGAAGCTCGCGGTTTTCGTACACGGGTGCTACTGGCACCGGTGCGCAAAGTGCACGCGCAACATTCATCCGAAGACGAACAGCAAGTACTGGAAAGCGAAGTTCGATGGCAACGTCGCCCGAGACAAAAGAAACAGAGCTACACTGAAAAAGATGGGCTACACAGTGATCGTCGCGTGGGAGTGTGAGGTGCGCAAGAACGTCGATCGAGTCGTGCGGAAAGTGGAGAAAGCTCTCAGAGAGTCAGATTCTTGA
- the ftsY gene encoding signal recognition particle-docking protein FtsY, producing MFKRLMHSVDRMLRRGVIDDALYEELEEALLQADTNVNTVQDILDDLRKDVRSNKIRDAKGIKLALQESIAGRFSQSDSSLAVGASSPTVYLFVGVNGVGKTTTIGKLAHRLTRAGRSVLLASGDTFRAAAIEQLQVWADRSGSEVVSAQAGADPASVVFDAVAAAKARKIDYVLADTAGRQHTKGTLMAQLKKVVTITERALGRKPDEVLLVLDANTGQNAIRQAEEFIKSAGVTGLILTKLDGTSRGGALIGVWDRFHVPIKLIGDGEKVEDLRDFDSAAFAEQLFV from the coding sequence GTGTTCAAGCGGCTGATGCACAGCGTGGACCGCATGCTGCGGCGTGGGGTCATCGACGATGCGCTCTATGAAGAGCTCGAGGAAGCGCTGCTGCAGGCCGACACCAACGTCAACACCGTGCAAGACATCCTCGACGATCTTCGCAAGGACGTGCGGTCGAACAAAATCCGCGACGCGAAAGGGATCAAATTAGCTTTGCAGGAGTCGATCGCTGGTCGCTTTTCACAAAGCGATTCGTCCCTTGCCGTCGGCGCTTCGTCTCCGACTGTTTACCTTTTCGTAGGCGTAAACGGTGTCGGAAAAACGACGACGATCGGCAAGCTCGCTCACCGCCTGACTCGTGCGGGCCGCAGCGTGCTTCTGGCGTCTGGCGATACGTTCAGGGCAGCGGCGATAGAGCAGCTGCAGGTGTGGGCGGACCGTTCCGGTTCCGAGGTCGTTAGCGCACAGGCAGGGGCCGATCCTGCGTCGGTCGTGTTCGACGCGGTTGCAGCCGCGAAAGCGCGCAAAATCGATTACGTTCTGGCCGACACTGCAGGCCGGCAGCACACGAAGGGAACGTTGATGGCGCAGCTGAAGAAGGTCGTTACGATCACAGAGCGAGCGCTCGGCCGCAAGCCAGACGAGGTTCTGCTCGTGCTAGATGCGAACACCGGCCAGAACGCGATCAGGCAGGCGGAGGAGTTCATCAAATCCGCAGGCGTCACCGGACTGATCCTGACAAAGCTCGACGGCACGTCGCGCGGCGGCGCGCTCATCGGCGTTTGGGACCGGTTCCACGTACCGATCAAACTGATTGGAGACGGCGAGAAAGTAGAGGATCTGCGGGACTTCGACTCGGCGGCTTTCGCCGAGCAGTTGTTCGTCTGA